Proteins found in one Fimbriimonadia bacterium genomic segment:
- the galK gene encoding galactokinase: MDLQHLRQAFRDRFGHEPSHYAAAPGRVNLIGEHTDYNDGFVLPAAINRYVYLVAAPTSGVTCRLYSETLDEEATFSMARLTPGYPTGFARYAAGIAWALEGAVGRRLTALDVLVSSDLPLEAGVSSSAAFEVAFATLWNTVDSLGLSPIRLAQLAQQSENEYVGLNCGIMDQLASACGKHGHCLLVDTRSLEVRPVRIPPDLAIVVCDTGKARGLTESAYNERWQQCREAAAALGVPALRDADEGLLERHKVSMGDVVYRRARHVITENERVGRFVEALECSDRARVGMLMAASHASLRDDYEVSCPELDAMVAAAKVAPGCVGVRMTGAGFGGCCVALVDQNATEPFVETTQTGYSSRFNLQAKFLVCGASEGAKAQTLHDE, from the coding sequence ATGGACCTCCAGCATCTTCGACAAGCATTTCGAGACCGATTCGGTCACGAACCCTCGCATTACGCTGCGGCGCCCGGCAGGGTGAACCTCATCGGCGAGCACACGGACTACAACGACGGTTTCGTGCTGCCTGCCGCGATAAACCGTTACGTTTACCTGGTGGCCGCTCCCACATCGGGGGTCACCTGCCGTCTCTACTCCGAAACCCTCGATGAAGAAGCCACGTTCTCCATGGCACGCCTCACACCCGGCTATCCCACCGGGTTTGCCCGCTACGCAGCCGGCATCGCCTGGGCACTCGAAGGAGCCGTAGGCCGCAGACTGACGGCTCTCGATGTCCTTGTCAGCAGCGACCTACCCCTCGAAGCTGGGGTCAGCTCTTCTGCCGCCTTCGAGGTCGCCTTCGCGACACTCTGGAACACCGTGGACAGCCTCGGCCTGAGCCCCATTCGGCTCGCCCAACTGGCCCAACAGTCCGAGAACGAGTACGTCGGCCTGAACTGCGGCATCATGGACCAACTCGCGTCCGCCTGTGGCAAGCACGGTCACTGCCTCCTAGTCGACACGCGTAGCCTGGAGGTCCGTCCGGTTCGCATTCCGCCCGACCTCGCCATCGTGGTTTGCGATACAGGCAAAGCCCGGGGGCTGACGGAATCGGCCTACAACGAGCGCTGGCAGCAGTGCAGGGAGGCTGCAGCCGCCCTGGGGGTCCCAGCCCTCCGAGACGCCGATGAAGGCCTCCTGGAACGGCACAAGGTCTCCATGGGCGACGTCGTATACCGCCGGGCAAGACACGTGATCACCGAAAACGAGCGGGTGGGCCGTTTCGTCGAGGCTTTGGAGTGCTCCGACCGGGCGCGCGTTGGCATGCTCATGGCGGCCTCACACGCATCCCTGCGCGATGACTACGAGGTGAGCTGCCCGGAACTGGACGCCATGGTGGCAGCCGCTAAAGTGGCCCCCGGTTGTGTGGGCGTCAGAATGACCGGAGCCGGCTTTGGGGGCTGCTGCGTGGCACTCGTGGACCAGAACGCTACGGAACCATTCGTCGAAACGACACAAACCGGCTACTCATCTCGTTTTAACTTACAAGCAAAGTTCCTAGTGTGCGGAGCTTCCGAAGGCGCCAAAGCCCAGACGCTGCACGACGAGTAG
- a CDS encoding response regulator transcription factor: MAMPTTNRSEQTQRPVRLTKREIEVLSLIAQGMSSKEVADTLFVSKRTVDFHLANIYDKLQVNNRVQAFRMATRLGLIPFEPQFSQAGGES; the protein is encoded by the coding sequence ATGGCAATGCCCACAACGAACAGAAGCGAACAGACGCAGCGGCCGGTAAGGCTGACGAAGCGGGAGATCGAGGTGCTGAGCCTGATCGCGCAAGGCATGTCCAGCAAGGAAGTTGCGGACACGCTTTTCGTGAGCAAGCGAACGGTTGATTTTCACCTGGCCAACATCTACGATAAGCTCCAGGTCAACAACCGGGTCCAGGCGTTCCGAATGGCGACACGGCTCGGGCTCATTCCTTTCGAACCCCAGTTCAGCCAGGCGGGCGGCGAGTCCTAA
- a CDS encoding acetylxylan esterase, with protein sequence MTQAPPLLPPYPPEDFDEFWEGVLAARTHRPPAYIREHDPEDDIPGHRIERIDFKGDAGGLLHGWIAIPDGVRLPAPAFLWLPAYGNESHAPDRYSCYPGFVSMSFNLHGLPAFHEEPYVPEKGYLARGLEGPDTWVYRTVVLDALRGLDILAVQPEVIPEKLCCAGLSQGGGLAIMLAALSDRVRAACADLPFLAAMPWTIRKAAYRYPYKEMKDFADARALGMETVLSTLSYYDTVNMATRARCPVQVSYGSKDPACPPNTVQAIHAALPEPKRLIEYEGLGHDWHPEMPANNVAWLRACI encoded by the coding sequence ATGACCCAAGCGCCGCCTTTGCTCCCGCCTTATCCCCCGGAGGACTTCGACGAGTTCTGGGAGGGGGTGCTAGCAGCGCGGACACACAGGCCACCGGCCTACATCCGTGAGCACGACCCCGAGGATGACATTCCGGGGCACCGCATCGAGCGCATTGATTTCAAGGGTGACGCCGGCGGGCTGCTGCACGGTTGGATCGCGATCCCCGATGGTGTGCGACTTCCCGCTCCCGCCTTCCTCTGGTTGCCAGCCTATGGCAACGAGTCGCACGCACCGGACAGATACTCGTGCTACCCAGGCTTCGTGAGCATGTCATTCAACCTGCATGGGTTGCCGGCATTTCACGAGGAGCCGTACGTGCCGGAGAAGGGATACCTGGCTCGAGGTTTGGAGGGACCTGATACCTGGGTGTACCGGACAGTGGTCCTGGATGCGTTGCGCGGCCTAGACATTCTGGCGGTGCAGCCCGAGGTGATCCCGGAGAAGCTTTGCTGCGCCGGCTTGAGTCAGGGCGGGGGCTTGGCGATTATGCTTGCCGCTCTCTCTGACCGGGTGCGAGCGGCGTGTGCCGATCTGCCCTTTCTCGCAGCTATGCCGTGGACCATTCGGAAGGCGGCCTATCGCTACCCCTACAAGGAGATGAAGGACTTCGCCGATGCGCGTGCCCTGGGGATGGAGACCGTTTTGTCCACACTCTCCTACTACGACACGGTGAACATGGCCACACGGGCGAGATGCCCGGTGCAAGTGAGCTATGGCTCGAAAGACCCCGCCTGCCCGCCGAATACGGTACAGGCCATTCATGCAGCCCTGCCGGAGCCCAAGCGGCTCATCGAGTATGAGGGCCTGGGGCACGACTGGCACCCGGAGATGCCGGCAAACAACGTTGCCTGGCTGCGTGCCTGCATCTAG
- a CDS encoding FeS-binding protein — protein MTKVEMKLVAVGEQARKPWLWSLSQQFDVKVNILRAHIDRDSGWVEIELEGALEDVQRATAWLHTTGLHVDPVQRSVSE, from the coding sequence ATGACCAAAGTCGAGATGAAGCTGGTTGCCGTGGGCGAGCAGGCCCGCAAGCCGTGGCTCTGGAGCCTCAGCCAGCAGTTCGATGTCAAGGTGAATATTCTCAGGGCGCACATTGACCGCGACTCGGGTTGGGTCGAGATCGAGCTAGAAGGCGCTTTGGAGGACGTGCAGCGGGCCACCGCCTGGCTTCACACCACCGGGCTCCACGTGGACCCGGTTCAGCGTTCCGTCTCTGAATGA
- a CDS encoding nucleotidyltransferase family protein produces the protein MTLGVVLAAGRSSRMGTAKAALPFEGSTVVQAVVSKLYEGGCDVVRVVLGHHADVVAPLLLHSRAEIVLNHEPDRGMISSVRTGVRSEETVVARWLVHPVDIPFFRPDTVRELLAASRKAPDDVLVACCGGRRGHPILIPRGPALRVLEAAERLSDLLRHEDVTVGEVETGDPGVLRDIDTPEDVGQPPGTVSGDAAER, from the coding sequence TTGACGCTAGGAGTCGTGCTCGCCGCCGGACGCTCGTCGCGAATGGGTACTGCCAAGGCGGCCCTCCCCTTCGAGGGCTCCACGGTGGTCCAGGCGGTGGTCTCCAAGTTATACGAAGGCGGCTGTGATGTGGTACGCGTGGTGCTGGGGCACCATGCGGATGTGGTCGCCCCTCTACTGCTTCACTCGCGGGCCGAGATCGTGCTCAACCACGAGCCCGACCGAGGCATGATATCCAGTGTGCGAACGGGTGTCCGCTCGGAGGAGACTGTGGTCGCGAGGTGGCTGGTACATCCTGTGGACATCCCCTTCTTCAGACCCGACACGGTGCGAGAATTGCTCGCGGCCTCGAGGAAGGCACCCGACGACGTGCTGGTCGCGTGTTGCGGTGGAAGGCGAGGACACCCGATACTGATCCCGCGAGGTCCGGCGCTCCGAGTGCTGGAGGCAGCGGAGCGGCTGAGCGACTTGCTGCGGCACGAAGATGTCACGGTCGGGGAGGTTGAGACTGGCGACCCCGGCGTGCTTCGCGACATTGACACGCCGGAGGACGTCGGGCAGCCTCCCGGGACCGTTTCGGGCGACGCTGCGGAGCGGTAG
- a CDS encoding DinB family protein yields MGTLTDKLTRSLDAALHKSEWHSLAAALRGLSDADAEWIPARYKGFPWSKGSIREIVVHVAADMLVQHSIAFGDGSLDWGQALALPEVREGTLDAARRLLQRGANESLRTLANLKDDDLGRRVTTWGGKKMSAEGFFDMLIEHALYHAGQIRYIRCLIEGERG; encoded by the coding sequence ATGGGCACACTCACGGACAAGCTGACGCGGTCACTGGATGCCGCACTTCACAAGAGCGAGTGGCACAGCCTGGCCGCTGCCCTGCGCGGGCTCAGTGACGCGGATGCCGAGTGGATTCCCGCGCGCTACAAAGGCTTCCCATGGTCCAAAGGCAGCATCCGCGAGATCGTCGTCCACGTCGCCGCCGACATGCTCGTGCAGCACTCCATTGCATTCGGAGACGGTAGCCTGGACTGGGGCCAGGCACTCGCGCTGCCCGAGGTTCGGGAAGGCACGCTGGATGCGGCACGCCGACTGCTGCAGCGTGGTGCCAACGAGTCGCTCCGCACACTCGCAAATCTGAAAGACGACGATCTGGGACGGAGGGTGACTACCTGGGGAGGCAAGAAGATGTCGGCGGAGGGCTTCTTCGACATGCTAATCGAGCACGCGCTTTATCACGCCGGGCAGATTCGATACATCCGTTGCCTCATCGAGGGAGAGCGCGGTTGA
- a CDS encoding GHMP kinase, producing MGGLDVKAPGRICLFGEHQDYLGLPVVAAAITRYIFVSGEPGLAQELEIELPDLGTTRTLSLSRENTYESGRDYLASCVNVLLRQGVRWQSGYRVRISGDIPQQAGVSSSSALVVAWMKFLLRAAGDARGWKPGELARLGHAAEVTEFCEPGGMMDHFAASYGGVIWVDTRPPFACRPLKADIEGIILCHSGQPKATIETLATARKHFTDALQKARALAPHLDIASTPIEEMRRLTDDLSIQERDLLECQWISRDLTPRGLQALEEGASPAILGRLLTAHHEQLRRLGVSTDRIDAILDAALATGAVGGKVNGSGGGGCLFVLAPGREEPVMRAMRSAGGTPWYVEVARMDDVQPE from the coding sequence ATGGGCGGGTTGGATGTCAAGGCCCCCGGGCGCATCTGCCTGTTCGGCGAGCACCAGGACTACCTCGGGCTACCAGTGGTGGCTGCGGCAATCACTCGCTACATCTTCGTGTCGGGCGAGCCGGGATTGGCCCAGGAGCTGGAGATTGAGTTGCCCGACCTGGGCACCACGCGGACGCTGTCGCTAAGTCGAGAGAACACATACGAGAGCGGGCGCGACTACTTGGCCTCGTGCGTGAACGTGCTGCTGAGGCAGGGGGTTCGATGGCAGAGCGGCTACCGGGTGCGCATCAGTGGTGACATCCCTCAGCAGGCCGGCGTGTCGAGCAGCTCGGCGCTCGTGGTGGCATGGATGAAGTTCCTGCTTCGTGCTGCCGGGGATGCGCGGGGATGGAAGCCGGGAGAACTGGCGCGCTTGGGGCACGCGGCGGAGGTGACCGAGTTCTGCGAACCGGGTGGCATGATGGACCATTTCGCCGCGTCCTATGGTGGGGTGATCTGGGTGGATACGCGCCCGCCTTTCGCCTGCAGGCCCCTGAAGGCGGACATCGAAGGCATCATCCTGTGCCATTCGGGGCAGCCGAAGGCGACCATCGAGACACTGGCGACGGCCCGCAAGCACTTTACCGATGCCCTCCAGAAGGCGCGTGCGTTGGCACCGCACCTGGACATCGCATCCACTCCTATCGAGGAGATGCGGCGGCTGACGGACGATCTGAGCATACAAGAGCGCGACCTACTCGAGTGCCAGTGGATCAGCCGCGACCTCACCCCGCGTGGGTTGCAGGCACTCGAAGAGGGAGCTTCACCGGCCATTCTCGGAAGGCTGCTGACCGCTCACCATGAGCAGCTTCGCAGGCTCGGTGTCTCCACGGACCGGATAGATGCCATCCTGGATGCCGCTCTTGCTACGGGCGCGGTGGGCGGCAAGGTGAATGGTTCGGGCGGCGGCGGGTGCTTGTTCGTGCTGGCACCGGGCAGGGAAGAGCCCGTGATGAGGGCCATGCGATCCGCCGGTGGCACGCCGTGGTACGTCGAGGTGGCTCGCATGGACGACGTGCAGCCCGAGTAG
- the ychF gene encoding redox-regulated ATPase YchF: MNVGLVGFPLVGKTTLFRAVSAGHDSGDLAAVAVPDERFVRLCDVTGSKKHSPAHVYFHDNVGRFSPGESRSTERHFFDAARKVDCLVHVVRGFRNDQVPYHAEPDPLRDHRGLEDELVLEDLQLVENRLERLQKQHETHISGSPESNEQRLLQRLKGELEQGRTLRSLELEAEERKLISGFQFLTVKPLIVALNVGEDQAAARPEDCDAALTIDAARRGVPVVSLCATLEAEIAVLDEQDRQEFLSDLGLGRPAADRLIRAAYEALHVITFYTTGPKETKAWALPMGSTAHDAAATIHSDIARGFIRAEVAPVDVVIECGGWDAAHHAGKTTLQGKEYVVQDGDIIHVRFKV, from the coding sequence GTGAACGTCGGACTGGTCGGCTTCCCGTTGGTTGGCAAAACCACGCTTTTTCGGGCTGTTTCCGCGGGCCACGACTCCGGAGATTTGGCTGCGGTCGCGGTGCCCGATGAACGCTTCGTTCGACTCTGCGACGTCACCGGCAGTAAGAAGCATTCGCCCGCACATGTGTACTTCCACGACAACGTCGGCCGTTTCAGCCCCGGTGAATCGCGAAGCACCGAGCGACACTTTTTCGACGCGGCGCGCAAAGTGGACTGTCTGGTTCACGTCGTGCGTGGATTCCGCAACGACCAGGTCCCGTACCACGCCGAACCAGACCCCTTGCGCGACCATCGTGGGCTGGAGGACGAGCTGGTGCTGGAAGACCTGCAGTTGGTGGAGAACCGGCTGGAGAGGCTTCAGAAGCAGCACGAGACGCACATCTCGGGCTCGCCGGAGTCCAACGAACAGCGTCTTCTGCAGCGGCTGAAGGGTGAGTTGGAGCAAGGTCGGACGCTGCGCAGTCTGGAGTTAGAAGCCGAGGAGCGAAAGCTGATCTCGGGCTTTCAGTTCCTCACGGTCAAACCACTGATCGTCGCGCTGAACGTGGGCGAGGATCAGGCTGCCGCCCGCCCGGAAGACTGCGATGCAGCGCTCACGATAGACGCTGCGCGGCGTGGTGTGCCGGTGGTGTCGCTGTGCGCGACACTGGAAGCCGAGATCGCCGTGCTAGATGAGCAGGACCGACAAGAGTTCCTTAGCGATTTGGGGTTGGGCAGACCTGCCGCGGATCGCCTGATCCGAGCCGCCTACGAAGCGTTGCACGTAATCACCTTCTACACCACCGGTCCCAAGGAGACCAAAGCATGGGCGCTTCCCATGGGCTCGACTGCGCATGATGCTGCCGCGACCATCCATTCGGACATCGCACGGGGCTTTATCCGCGCCGAGGTGGCGCCGGTGGACGTGGTGATCGAGTGTGGCGGATGGGATGCGGCGCACCATGCGGGCAAGACAACGCTGCAGGGTAAGGAGTACGTCGTGCAGGACGGTGACATCATTCACGTGAGGTTCAAGGTATGA
- a CDS encoding DEAD/DEAH box helicase: MLRSEPSVASCIQHCVQIPARKARTLPIPDSLAEPVRKAIERQGIEQLYSHQRRAWDLASEGRDVVVVTGTASGKTLCYNLPVLDRLVREQGARALYLFPTKALAQDQLGKLHAMLHSTGVRAATYDGDTPKEQRSTIRSNAGIILTNPDMLHIGILPNYQVWLKFLRGLRFVVLDEMHVYRGIFGSHVANILRRLFRLCVSLGVPSPQVVACSATIGNPGELAEALLGRECEVIAEDGSPTGPKSFVIWNPQVIGSSGERRSPNLDAARLIAYLVEHGIRSIGFARARVTTELLLRYARSHLAEDAPKLVGMLESYRGGYTAEERRDIERRLFGGELLGVVATNALELGIDVGGLDAAVINGYPGSVSSVWQQAGRAGRGTEPSAVFFVAHNDPLEQHLVREPSALLDARHEQANINPGNRYVLEHQLRCAVFERPMDESEVAMFGPNAKAVLNGLVENGSLEYRAGRYFCPDLHTPAADVDIRSASGAVYEIVDADTYRRLGTVEENRAFQVAHEGATYLHRGEQYLIESLDIETRTAMAKRTELSYYTEARTETVIDFLVKVAERKMPQGVAAFGSVRVTQVVTGYSMRALLTEHFLGFEPLDLPERSYETLAVWLTLRPPGDDEKERIQFGMGLHALEHTLATALPVLVGCDPGDTGSTWTMGHHSSGLPTVILFDDVPGGVGICETGFRRLPQWLDLALRVVEGCPCWDGCPACLLTPWCGNRNADLDKRAGIALLESLQLSRSGASYNPSR; encoded by the coding sequence ATGTTGCGGTCCGAACCGTCGGTCGCTTCCTGCATTCAGCACTGTGTGCAGATCCCGGCCCGGAAGGCGAGGACTCTGCCAATTCCGGACAGCCTGGCGGAGCCTGTACGCAAAGCCATCGAGAGACAAGGAATTGAGCAGCTTTATTCCCACCAGCGTCGCGCGTGGGACTTAGCCTCGGAGGGTAGGGACGTTGTCGTAGTGACGGGTACGGCGAGCGGCAAGACCCTCTGCTACAACTTGCCGGTGCTGGACCGGCTGGTACGAGAGCAGGGTGCGCGCGCCCTGTACCTATTCCCGACCAAGGCGCTCGCGCAGGACCAGTTGGGGAAACTGCACGCCATGTTGCACAGTACGGGAGTGCGAGCCGCGACCTATGACGGTGACACACCGAAGGAGCAGCGCAGCACCATTCGCTCCAACGCAGGCATCATCCTCACGAATCCGGACATGCTGCACATCGGCATCTTGCCGAACTACCAAGTCTGGCTCAAGTTCCTTCGGGGACTCCGGTTCGTGGTGCTCGATGAAATGCACGTGTACCGCGGCATATTCGGCTCGCACGTCGCTAACATTCTACGTCGGCTGTTTCGGCTGTGCGTTAGTCTAGGTGTCCCTTCACCTCAAGTAGTGGCATGCTCTGCAACCATCGGCAATCCAGGTGAGCTAGCCGAGGCGCTTCTTGGACGGGAGTGCGAGGTGATCGCCGAAGACGGGTCGCCTACAGGCCCCAAGAGCTTCGTTATCTGGAATCCGCAGGTGATCGGCTCTTCGGGCGAGCGCAGGTCACCGAACTTGGATGCTGCGAGGCTCATCGCCTACCTCGTAGAGCACGGGATCCGCAGCATCGGATTCGCTAGAGCCCGCGTGACCACGGAGCTGCTGCTGCGCTACGCCCGCAGCCACCTCGCCGAGGATGCACCCAAGCTGGTAGGCATGTTGGAGTCGTATCGGGGGGGCTACACTGCCGAGGAGCGGCGCGACATCGAGCGTAGGCTGTTCGGCGGCGAGCTGCTCGGGGTTGTCGCCACCAACGCGCTCGAGCTAGGGATTGACGTGGGAGGGCTGGATGCGGCTGTCATCAACGGGTATCCGGGCAGCGTGTCGAGCGTTTGGCAACAGGCCGGTCGCGCGGGCAGGGGGACGGAGCCGTCCGCTGTCTTCTTCGTGGCACACAATGACCCCCTAGAACAGCACCTGGTCCGTGAGCCATCGGCACTTCTGGATGCAAGGCATGAGCAAGCCAACATCAACCCTGGCAATCGCTATGTGCTGGAGCATCAACTTCGTTGTGCGGTCTTCGAGCGCCCGATGGACGAGTCGGAGGTCGCGATGTTCGGCCCGAACGCAAAGGCGGTGCTGAACGGACTGGTGGAGAATGGATCGCTGGAGTACCGTGCTGGGAGGTATTTCTGCCCTGACCTGCACACGCCCGCTGCCGACGTGGACATCCGTAGTGCCTCGGGCGCAGTCTACGAGATCGTCGATGCCGACACGTATCGCAGGCTCGGCACCGTGGAGGAGAATCGGGCGTTCCAGGTTGCACACGAAGGCGCGACCTACTTGCATCGGGGAGAGCAGTACCTCATCGAGTCGCTCGATATCGAGACCCGGACGGCCATGGCGAAGCGCACCGAACTCTCCTATTACACGGAAGCGCGCACCGAGACCGTGATAGACTTCTTGGTGAAGGTCGCTGAACGCAAGATGCCACAGGGTGTGGCCGCCTTCGGAAGCGTTCGGGTGACGCAAGTCGTGACAGGCTACTCCATGCGCGCGTTGCTGACCGAGCACTTCCTCGGTTTCGAACCTTTGGATCTCCCCGAGCGGTCATACGAAACGCTGGCAGTCTGGCTGACGCTCCGACCGCCGGGGGATGATGAGAAGGAGCGGATCCAGTTCGGCATGGGATTGCACGCGCTGGAACACACCTTGGCCACCGCTCTTCCGGTGTTGGTGGGATGCGACCCGGGGGATACCGGCTCCACCTGGACCATGGGGCACCACAGCAGCGGACTGCCTACGGTGATTCTGTTCGACGATGTCCCCGGAGGCGTGGGCATCTGCGAGACGGGGTTCCGACGGCTCCCGCAGTGGCTGGACCTGGCGCTTCGGGTGGTCGAAGGCTGTCCGTGCTGGGATGGGTGTCCTGCATGCCTACTGACGCCATGGTGCGGAAACCGGAACGCGGATTTGGACAAGCGGGCAGGCATCGCGCTTCTCGAATCGCTTCAGCTTTCGCGCTCGGGCGCAAGCTATAATCCGAGTCGGTGA
- the tatC gene encoding twin-arginine translocase subunit TatC — MTDAEPGAGSGQAPSEEALPDPEEKRGTIVEHLDELRTRIINSLIAVALGWVIGYAVEPFVYEALAAPLLEYAKHGKGVEIVFSNFAAPFFLRFQLGLVMGLVLVAPFLALQVWGFVAPGLTRGERRIVRTIAPISVVLFFLGVALAWYVLPAAFKFFLRFLEDFADAKLYQDPKAYVFFVVKMFIAFGAGFQLPVLLVGLARLGVITEEIVWRYWRHALVGIAFASMILTPSGDAFSMMVLFIPLSLLYFGSGGVIRLLSVRDRRRAARAALTAQQ, encoded by the coding sequence GTGACGGACGCTGAACCGGGCGCGGGTTCGGGGCAAGCGCCGTCCGAAGAAGCTCTGCCGGATCCCGAGGAGAAGCGCGGTACCATTGTCGAGCACCTCGACGAGTTGCGAACGCGCATCATCAACTCATTGATCGCTGTCGCTCTGGGCTGGGTCATAGGCTACGCGGTGGAGCCGTTCGTGTATGAGGCGCTGGCGGCACCCCTGTTGGAGTATGCCAAGCACGGTAAGGGCGTCGAAATCGTCTTCAGCAACTTCGCAGCGCCCTTCTTCCTGCGTTTCCAACTCGGCCTGGTGATGGGTCTGGTGCTGGTTGCCCCGTTTCTGGCACTGCAAGTCTGGGGTTTCGTTGCGCCGGGTCTCACGCGCGGCGAGCGGCGGATCGTTCGGACAATAGCCCCGATATCGGTAGTGTTGTTCTTCTTGGGCGTTGCGCTGGCGTGGTACGTGCTGCCGGCGGCGTTCAAGTTCTTCCTTCGCTTCCTGGAGGACTTCGCTGACGCGAAGCTGTATCAAGACCCGAAGGCCTACGTGTTCTTCGTCGTGAAGATGTTCATTGCGTTCGGTGCCGGGTTCCAGCTGCCGGTCCTCTTGGTTGGGCTGGCGCGGCTCGGCGTCATCACGGAGGAGATCGTGTGGCGCTACTGGAGGCATGCCCTGGTGGGCATCGCCTTCGCCTCGATGATTCTCACACCGAGCGGCGACGCGTTCTCGATGATGGTGTTGTTTATCCCGTTAAGCCTGCTCTACTTCGGAAGCGGTGGTGTGATCCGCCTGCTATCCGTAAGGGATCGCAGGCGCGCCGCCCGCGCGGCCCTAACGGCTCAGCAGTGA
- a CDS encoding O-methyltransferase — MQIVDSAVEHYMRSLAPSRHPVLREMEAYAAEKNFPIIGPLCGRLLYQYAMMVGAKQVFEMGSGYGYSAFWFAMAVGPDGRVVHTDNSEENSRKAKEFLGAAGLADRVVFEVGDALETVRRYDGPFDVILIDVDKQGYPEALRLAKERVRVGGLIITDNVLWSGAVAHPPSDKATEAILEYNRAAYDDPELLTTILSVRDGLAVSLRLGNGAESRL, encoded by the coding sequence ATGCAAATCGTCGATTCGGCTGTCGAGCATTATATGCGCTCGCTGGCTCCCAGCCGCCATCCAGTGCTTCGAGAGATGGAAGCATATGCTGCAGAGAAGAACTTCCCGATCATCGGCCCGCTGTGCGGTCGCCTTCTCTATCAGTACGCGATGATGGTGGGGGCAAAGCAGGTGTTCGAGATGGGGTCGGGCTACGGCTACTCCGCCTTCTGGTTCGCGATGGCGGTGGGTCCCGATGGCCGGGTGGTGCATACGGATAATAGCGAAGAGAACAGCCGAAAAGCAAAGGAGTTCCTCGGGGCCGCGGGCCTTGCCGACCGTGTGGTGTTCGAGGTGGGAGATGCACTGGAGACGGTCCGCAGGTACGACGGTCCCTTCGACGTGATACTGATTGATGTGGACAAGCAGGGATATCCAGAGGCGTTGCGGCTGGCCAAAGAGAGGGTTCGTGTCGGGGGGCTGATCATTACGGACAACGTGCTGTGGTCCGGAGCGGTGGCCCATCCACCATCCGACAAGGCAACGGAGGCAATCCTCGAGTACAACCGGGCGGCCTACGACGACCCCGAGCTGTTGACCACCATCCTGTCGGTGCGAGATGGTCTTGCCGTTTCGCTTAGGCTTGGCAACGGCGCGGAATCGCGGCTCTAG
- a CDS encoding glucose 1-dehydrogenase, which yields MNRLKGKVAVVTGAGSGIGRAIAERFVAEGAQVFIAEIDPETGKQAAAELGSRVRFVRTDVTQRASVYEMAEAVRAEFGVLHVLVNNAGTNFFCDPLNADDATWQACIDLDMKGAWICVQALVPLMTEGGSILNIASTQPLRTLPGTFPYGAAKGGLLGMTAGWACDFGPLGIRVNAVLPGFIVTPLTYRTETNPEAVFERQIRAQTVKRLGTPEDVAWLAVYLASDESEFMSGAQIILDGGRNVMNAGVLPPDA from the coding sequence ATGAACAGGTTGAAGGGAAAGGTTGCGGTGGTCACCGGAGCCGGATCGGGCATCGGTCGCGCCATCGCGGAGCGGTTCGTCGCAGAAGGCGCGCAGGTATTCATCGCCGAGATCGACCCGGAAACGGGCAAGCAGGCTGCGGCGGAACTGGGTAGCCGAGTGCGTTTCGTGCGCACCGACGTGACCCAGCGTGCGAGCGTGTACGAGATGGCCGAAGCGGTGCGCGCTGAGTTCGGGGTTCTGCACGTTCTGGTGAACAACGCAGGCACGAACTTCTTCTGCGACCCGTTGAATGCAGACGATGCCACGTGGCAGGCGTGCATAGACCTAGACATGAAGGGTGCGTGGATCTGCGTCCAAGCTCTCGTGCCTCTCATGACGGAGGGGGGCAGTATCCTCAACATCGCCTCGACCCAGCCGCTGCGTACCCTCCCCGGCACATTCCCATACGGGGCCGCGAAGGGAGGGTTGCTGGGAATGACTGCGGGCTGGGCGTGCGACTTCGGCCCTCTCGGGATTCGCGTCAACGCGGTCCTGCCCGGCTTCATCGTAACCCCGCTTACCTATCGTACCGAGACGAACCCCGAGGCGGTGTTCGAACGTCAGATCCGGGCACAGACGGTCAAGCGACTGGGGACTCCCGAGGACGTTGCCTGGCTTGCGGTCTATTTGGCCTCCGATGAGAGCGAGTTTATGTCAGGAGCGCAGATCATCCTGGACGGAGGGCGAAACGTGATGAACGCCGGGGTCCTACCACCAGACGCTTAA